From Mytilus galloprovincialis chromosome 9, xbMytGall1.hap1.1, whole genome shotgun sequence, the proteins below share one genomic window:
- the LOC143046657 gene encoding uncharacterized protein LOC143046657, whose amino-acid sequence MLFLLLIHIASLSRGSAQQNLTPFGTATQSSIVGAAGPKNAIEPPISTEWNFYLCTHTQYESTQAWWMFQFSYEAAYITDITIYYRQSFAYRMDGFKLYVTNTSTIPPDGYLCYEDPDPGLPNIIQTIPCNKLGKYVIYYDDKGSLQSSIRYDGPVVELCYVAIYGCQKSFWGSNCDKICPENCIEQHCHPTNGSCIWGCNPKNCLNDICDMHSGVCSDGCKEKNRTGKYCNKYDIASEGRVAQTPNGSEPASLANDGNLKSCSRTKGPTVTLQVDLKEESIVTGVYITFGERTTLEGNHTLYASNTSTSWKFGSILYKDTLLPTEISCYVVLRYLTYVPPTEGSFSDLEVCEIGIVGCPPSYYGPVCNQLCPENCHGPCDLDSGQCIFGCLDGWSGDKCEQACQAGLYGKGCVKTCSTNCLNPECHKVTGECFGRCKDGWQGFDCSEKCPSGQFGRNCSMLCDGCILEMCDPINGLCDTKTGCNPGYLNGEYCNTTCVVGFYGSDCQQVCSPLCLLQPCDRRTGECIGGCVHRLQGFNCTEVYANKEEVDSQVTTQIGLFSGGFLCCALIATIVCFTRQIRKKQEKQKTTTTTQRDEQQHYDDVRMENVSTYQDLRRDTDANEYDQISTANINH is encoded by the exons aaaacctTACACCGTTTGGCACAGCTACACAAAGTTCCATAGTAGGTGCTGCAGGACCAAAAAATGCGATTGAACCACCGATATCAACTGAATGGAACTTTTACTTATGTACccatacacaatatgaaagtacACAAGCTTGGTGGATGTTTCAATTTTCTTACGAAGCAGCATACATCACAGATATAACAATCTACTACAGGCAAAGCT TTGCCTATCGCATGGATGGATTTAAATTATATGTTACCAATACATCAACCATTCCACCTGATGGTTATCTTTGCTATGAGGATCCTGATCCAGGTCTGCCAAACATCATACAAACTATTCCTTGCAACAAACTTGGAAAATATGTCATTTATTACGATGACAAAGGATCGCTACAGAGTTCAATTCGTTACGACGGACCTGTGGTTGAACTGTGTTACGTGGCGATTTATG gTTGTCAAAAGAGCTTCTGGGGAAGTAACTGTGATAAGATTTGTCCTGAAAATTGTATAGAACAACATTGCCACCCTACAAATGGTTCCTGTATTTGGGGTTGTAACCCTAAAAACTGTTTGAATGATATTTGCGATATGCATTCTGGAGTTTGTTCCGACGGTTGTAAGGAAAAAAACCGTACTGGCAAATATTGTAACAAGT ATGATATTGCTTCTGAAGGTAGAGTTGCGCAAACTCCAAATGGTAGTGAACCAGCTAGTCTAGCAAATGACGGCAATCTCAAATCATGTTCTAGAACAAAGGGACCAACCGTTACACTTCAAGTTGATCTAAAAGAAGAAAGCATTGTAACAGGAGTGTATATAACATTTGGTG aaAGGACTACACTTGAGGGAAACCATACTCTTTATGCTTCTAATACAAGCACTTCCTGGAAATTTGGAagtattttatataaagatacATTATTGCCTACTGAGATCAGTTGTTATGTTGTTTTAAGATACTTGACATATGTGCCTCCAACTGAGGGTTCATTTTCGGATCTTGAAGTATGTGAAATTGGGATTGTCG GTTGTCCTCCTTCTTATTATGGTCCTGTCTGTAATCAATTATGCCCAGAAAATTGTCATGGGCCATGTGACCTTGACTCCGGTCAATGTATATTTGGTTGTCTAGATGGATGGAGTGGAGATAAGTGTGAACAAG CATGCCAAGCTGGCCTATACGGCAAAGGCTGTGTAAAGACATGTTCAACAAATTGTTTGAATCCAGAATGCCATAAAGTGACTGGAGAATGCTTTGGAAGATGTAAAGATGGATGGCAGGGATTCGATTGCTCAGAAA AATGCCCTTCAGGTCAATTTGGTAGAAATTGTTCCATGCTATGTGATGGTTGTATATTAGAAATGTGTGATCCTATTAATGGATTATGTGATACAAAAACCGGCTGTAACCCTGGGTATTTAAACGGAGAATACTGTAATACAA CATGTGTAGTTGGTTTCTATGGCAGTGACTGTCAACAGGTGTGCTCACCCCTTTGCTTACTTCAGCCTTGTGATCGTAGAACAGGAGAATGCATTGGTGGATGCGTGCACAGATTACAGGGATTTAATTGTACAGAAG TATATGCAAATAAAGAAGAAGTTGATTCACAAGTAACAACTCAGATTGGTCTTTTCAGTGGAGGTTTTCTGTGTTGTGCTCTGATCGCAACTATTGTCTGTTTTACACGACAAATACGAAAGAAACAAG aaaaacaaaaaacaaccacGACGACACAGAG GGATGAACAACAACATTATGATGATGTAAGAATGGAAAATGTATCTACTTATCAGGATCTCAGGAGGGACACAGACGCAAATGAATATGACCAAATAAGCACAGCAAATATCAATCACTAA